The Montipora capricornis isolate CH-2021 chromosome 3, ASM3666992v2, whole genome shotgun sequence genome includes the window ACACGTTCATACTTAAATGGCTGACCACTCCCCACtgataggggcttttcagggccgaTGAAACACATTGAATGAAATGACATAacagaacaacatcaacaactgttaagaatcccaactggccagagagAAACCAGTTGGTTGTTTACAGGCACacaagaagttgaaccagggactatatggatcaaattcaacgagtggtcagaataaggcaagcgccctaaccactaggCCACACTGAAATTGAGTTATCGAGAGGATTACATGATTGGCAGAATACTTGACAGGCTAACGCTTTCATAAAGATGCACACATACTACCTTCTCTCTTTAAGATTTATTTGCATTTTCCCCTGCGACATTTTTCAATAGCCACGATTTTGTAATGTTCTTCTTGTGTCTTGTGTTTTCTTGAAGGTGGCTATGATGTGCTGTCCTGGTTTGAAACATCTTAATCTCTCAGGATGTAGAAATATTACTGATGCTGCTTTTGCTCTTCCTACCTCTGTGAAAAGTTCATTGAACACATGCAACGCCGCTGATTCATTTTCATCAAGGATTCATTTGTCTCAACCTGGATGTAGTCTTACTAGTGTGGACATATCAGGCTGTGGCTCTATCTCAACTGTGGCTGTTAAATACCTTGTGGCTCTTTGTGGACCTGATCTAAAGAGTGTCAATCTTGCTTGCACAGGGGTAGATTCTGTTGCCTTGTTGTACCTTGCAGGTATAAACACAGAACATATTGAAAGGCTAATGTGTAACACTGATTGTGTATCAGTCAGTTTACTGGAGCTTTCAGAGGATGTGAACCACCATTTCCACCATCACAAATCCTTGCAGTGTTGTACCATTCAAAAGGCAGTGCACACTGACCAAGTGGCAGTGGAAGAAGGAATCTTGGCAGCTGAGACTACAGAAAATGTCCATGATTCAGTGAACTTGAAAATGCCTCAGAGAATGTCATTGCCAGACTCTGGTATCAGTGTTACTCCACAGTCGTGTTTCTCTCCAAGCAGCCTAATAAATCAGGTTTTACCCGCAGATCTTTGTAATTATGATAAAAAAGATACAAATAGTGTTGAAGTTTCAATGCTGAAATCTTCTCTTGCTGTTGCCTCCAAGTCACAGGCAGGAGATGTTTGCAACTGTATTGAATTATCAGATGATGAGTCGAGTGATGACAGCTTTAAGACAGCATCTGATGAGATGGAGCTGAGCATTCTCTGTGAAAAGGAGACAAGTTTACAATTTGCTGGACAGAATACATGCAATTTAAGGGATGAAAAGACACTCCCTGAAATTCAGGAAAAATGCAGTGATGGTGATCATGATCGTGGTAGGCAGATAATAAATGATGAAGCCAAATCTGAGATCTTTGGAATGTCAGAAATTTGTGCATCTGTTGATGCAACTCTGCTATCATGCTCTCAGGCCAAAGTTACAGACTTCAATGTACTAGGAAATGATGACCATACATGTAGAAAAGCAAACACTGCAGATTTTACAGGAGGGGCAACATCTTATTTTGAGGAGTGCCTTGATGAACAGAGTCAGCTTGAAGTTACTTATGAGGATCAAATAAATGTGAAAGATGACACCAGTGGATGTAAGGCTTCCACAGAATTGACTGGAATGTTACAAGATGATGGCACAATGTATCAAAAAGGAGTGAAGGACGAGAAATTAAACTGTTTGCCTTCCTGCAGAGGGGAAGTCAATTGTAATGATTTCAAACAAATGCAAGTATATAAACCACAAATTACAGCACTGGACATCACAAACATTCTTAATCAAAGCAAACCTCTGGGTATGGCTTGTCTGAAGGTGTTTGCCAGAACTTGCAAATGTTTGAAGAATTTTTCAGTTTCTGGGAATGAACTTGATGATGAAGTGTTGATTTACGTTCTCAAGAATGAACCAGAACTGGAATGCCTTTCACTGGTAAGCATAGTTAACTATGTGGTAAGTTAAGTAAGAGCATCATGTTTTCACATTAGTTTCAATTTTTGATGAAATCCAAGTGAGAATAACAGGGTCTATGCCAGAACCAGGTGCTCTTTTCAGCAACTGACAGGATCTCATCTGAGTGAGGAACAATCTTTGTCCCATTACACTGCTGTAATGAGACAATGTTAAGAaaacttacatgtatttgtgtAATTCACAGTCTTGTCATAGATTAATTCCTTTTGTAATGCAACAGCTTTCAGGTCTACTCAGGGAATGTTTAATAGGTTCACTTCgagatttaaaaacatttcttataATAATACATGGTGTGATTTGCCGCAACATTCTCTTATACTGATTGGGAGCCAAATTTAAGCTCACCatagtatgtatgtatgtagatGCATGTAACTATGTACGGTATGTATCACAGCAACTTAAAAGAGCTATGTGGAGTAAGAAAGTTATCACAGTGAAGCTAGTGGTCCAGGTAACCATGGATTCTCTTGCCAAAACATGCAGTGGTGGTGTGGTCAGGGCTTCCAACTCCCGAACCCATGATTGCTATGAAGAGCCTTGGCTCTGTCACTGTCTCTCTCTGCATGCCCTCGTGTGTAATTGTATGCTAAGTAAACACtacaatggactagcatcctgTCCAGGGGGGAGTAGCAATACTCTCTGTCACTTCATGCTAAGTACATCAGTAAGCTCTGGCTGTGTGAACCCCAGCAGTTTGTGTGTGACTtttctttactttactttgccAACCACTTTACAGAATGATACATACCACAACTTTCCGTTGTTTGAAAAAACTTACATGATCACTTTAACGGGCACCAATTTACTGTGTAATTGCTTTATCTTTTTTCAGGTGGACTGTGAAAACCTCAGTAACCTATCTCTCAGCACCATCCCTGTTCACTGTCCAAAGCTGACCAGTTTTGATCTCAAGGGTGTGTGTTACGTTACAGATTATGGAGTGATTCCGCTTACAACAAACAGTAACTTGAAGTCATTACATCTGGCTGAGGCAGCAGTTACTGACTCTACATTTGAGACTGTTGCCAAAGGTTGTGGAGGAATGGTAACTCATATAACATACCAGGGGTGGCTTTGTAAGCTTTTTGGTATGACAGGAGTTGACTGACTGTCTGACTTTGTCGCTAACTCAATAACCTTGGTCAGATGTATTGTGGTCGTTTTGCCTACACTTAAGTCGATTCGCCTACGTGAAAGTTACACGTATTGAGTCAATTCGCCTACATCGGTccgacaaatgaaggaagacAAGAAATGTGACTTGACTTTCGAGAAATTTATTTTGGCTTCGTCCAAAACCGAACCGAATACCACCTTTTGCAGGTAGGCGATCGTAACACTCGAAAACACTGAAATCCGGTGGATTAGTTATTGGAAGCTAAGTCAGATCGTTGCACAGTATAGTCAGTTCGTTCCACGAAAAAGTCAACTCCGACcgcaccaacactcagggtctttaaataactgagcagaaagggctgcctttgcaattacatccgcaaatggttagactttaaGTCTTCTcttaaggactataaaccgtaggccccgtctcacaaatatcttccatgttcattagttctcTGTGggatgggacgttaaagaacccgcacactattcgagaagagtagggcatgaaATTTCCGGTGATGTGGCtttcctctgtgagtatatgtgAGGGTGGGtaggtgggtatagcaggtccacatcagctgaatagctgccaaaacttcaacctgctcaaacaaataaaaaaataaataaataaataacaaacaaacaaacaaacaactcaAAAATGGCGAATTTGAAGCCGATCAATTTATCAACTGCTTAAGAGTTTAAATAAGGTGCACACTTTCAttaggaaaagaaaagatgtGTGCAAGAGTACTTTTAAACCGAAAAGTGATGGAGTAAGTTCTaagacaaaaatttggttttatcaacggagttgataatttaaattggccaccgtacagagattctaaaagctgacgtttcgagcgttagcccttcgctctgacgaagggctaacgctggaaacgtcagcttttagaatctctgtccGGTGGCCAagttacattatcaactccgttgataaaaccaaatttttgtgtactacttccccaccgacgcagcaccacagtttctttagaaactaccacTTCATTCATAAGTTCTAAGACAGTTGGCGATGATAAAGCATGATTTGTGCTAACTCGTTCTGTAAACATCGAAGACTGGGACTTTTTTCTCAATTACATCTTCATGACACAGGAATGTTTCCTTGTCTTTTTCTAAGGGGAATTACCTGACATTGTTGTGGAAAGAATTGATTCTGCTGTGGAACTATCTGTTTGGAACCATCTGACCATGGAACGTAGAAATGAGTTTATCAAATGAGTtgatcggtcagtgtaaaatgcagaagCAGACCAGaagtaaaatgcagactgagaaaggaaaggaaagaaaggaaaggaactttatttaagtgtctagtcgttctagcgctggagcactaattggggacactgtaaactgaaattaacaattaacgcaaatcaagtcaaatgttggtttttgaggagaggggaaaccggagtacccggagaaaacctctctgtgcagagttgagaaccagcaaactcaacccacatatgacgccgggaatcgaacccgggaaTTTGGGGATCTGGGGATCTggggatctgggaatcgaacccgggcctcaTTGGTGGGAgccgagtgctctcaccactgcgccatccctgaggttataatttaattgttgaaaaagcccaaaccctttagaaatgctaaccttaggcctaattaggcataaaacAATTAGGCATTTCTAAAAGGTttaggctttttcaacagttgcattataacctcagtctgcattttactcctggtctgcagtctgcattttacactgaccgatgagttgatatggtaatttgaaagctgacgttttgagcgttggCTCTTTTCTCTGACGACAGGTTAACGCTCGCCCGTtaaagaaaaatgagaaaatacACCCGCCCATTATCATCCTTTATAATCTCGGTAAAATCATTGCTCCATTGTAAACAATGCTGCAACATTCTCTTATACTGATTGGGAGCCAAATTTAAGCTGGGGATCTGGGGATCTggggatctgggaatcgaacccgggcctcaTTGGTGGGAgccgagtgctctcaccactgcgccatccctgaggttataatttaattgttgaaaaagcccaaaccctttagaaatgctaaccgtaggcctaattaggcataaaacAATTAGGCATTTCTAAAAGGTttaggctttttcaacagttgcattataacctcagtctgcattttactcctggtctgcagtctgcattttacactgaccgatgagttgatatggtaatttgaaagctgacgttttgagcgttggCTCTTTTCTCTGACGACAGGTTAACGCTCGCCCGTtaaagaaaaatgagaaaatacACCCGCCCATTATCATCCTTTATAATCTCGGTAAAATCATTGCTCCATTGTAAATGATTAGAAATTCATACAGCTAAGATCGCAACCTGTGACCATAGTAGGAACAAAGGACTGCCAAGGGTCGAGCTTAGTTCCCCGGTGCACTCCATGTGGCAGAGGTCTCCACTCTTCCACTCAGAGAGGCAATCGTTGCAAATCTATGTCCCTTAGGACGTCCTGGTCACCCAACGAAGCTCAAGGAGCAAGAGAgcgacttcagaatacccggccaccaTTGCCTTCTTAAAGCGGCTTTGCTTGAAAACGAGGCATCTATATATATACTCAAATTAATAGCCGGGTGTTCTTAAGTTTAACAGATTTAATTATTAGAGGGTAACGTGCGTGCTAGTTTTCTAaccatatgaaccatatgagggttagccctactaatggaatgggcccacacctggacagagaaaaactctgaccagggtgcgAGAATtgaacccttccttgtacttgtacatattcatcgCTGTGACATtggctcctgtctgaccttgtagctcagtcggtagagcagcggtgatctaaccagaaggtcgtgggttcatttcccaacTGTAATAGTCAAATCCTTCCTTGTTCTTGAGTTTAGCCTACGCATGGTCAGAACCTTTCAACTAGAACGCAATGATCAATCAAATTAACCGCCTCTCACAAATGCACTGTCCTATCAGTAGCCCGAGCCCACATGTGTACTGGCATTAAAACACAAGCATGCGCATGGGTTAGAATCGACGAGCCACAGAACGGCAGAACTACTAGAGGTACTGACAACAAAATCGTCGGTTAACAACGCTGATGTTAGGGATGTTGGCCTAATGTGATCGGGGACGGTGGGAATGTATTTCTCCTCAgagggtatttacatgagaccggaaCGAACTCAAAATggcatacatttctttgtatgcGTTTACATTAGACCGttctgacttcgtctcggtttgcTAGACTGAGTTCGTACCgttctcatgtaaatgacaacaaatctcagaccgggtccagaaatttcaagacTGTGTACATTTTGGTCACCCATATATTTATTAaacaaaacatatcatttcgtcccggtttcatgtaaacggctACAAAATTTCATACCGGAACAAGTTCTCAGTGAGTTTGTCCatttctcatgtaaatacccccttagACAGGAGCGTGACGTCAACGTACTTCCATTGGGGAAGTCACGAGTTGAGCAAACAGGATCATT containing:
- the LOC138042012 gene encoding uncharacterized protein isoform X2; this translates as MMCCPGLKHLNLSGCRNITDAAFALPTSVKSSLNTCNAADSFSSRIHLSQPGCSLTSVDISGCGSISTVAVKYLVALCGPDLKSVNLACTGVDSVALLYLAGINTEHIERLMCNTDCVSVSLLELSEDVNHHFHHHKSLQCCTIQKAVHTDQVAVEEGILAAETTENVHDSVNLKMPQRMSLPDSGISVTPQSCFSPSSLINQVLPADLCNYDKKDTNSVEVSMLKSSLAVASKSQAGDVCNCIELSDDESSDDSFKTASDEMELSILCEKETSLQFAGQNTCNLRDEKTLPEIQEKCSDGDHDRGRQIINDEAKSEIFGMSEICASVDATLLSCSQAKVTDFNVLGNDDHTCRKANTADFTGGATSYFEECLDEQSQLEVTYEDQINVKDDTSGCKASTELTGMLQDDGTMYQKGVKDEKLNCLPSCRGEVNCNDFKQMQVYKPQITALDITNILNQSKPLGMACLKVFARTCKCLKNFSVSGNELDDEVLIYVLKNEPELECLSLVDCENLSNLSLSTIPVHCPKLTSFDLKGVCYVTDYGVIPLTTNSNLKSLHLAEAAVTDSTFETVAKGCGGMLKELDVSWCEDLTDHGMSMMANSCSSLQYLSLRQCAASHLTLSALAQNCHLISSLDIAGVNSLTDEGLGNLARNMPHLRDIDASWNSSLSDNGIFTLLESCVELNRAVLCGLKGITSQPFLAIIGDLGRWCLLEELWRLNRRSQSGADPKGKVTLKTCDPETAKSIGNQMPWRSMSYAPSLRQILVEYSDKVNDDHLAAVVAVCRGTLFVKDYYGQSVKPKWIFR
- the LOC138042012 gene encoding uncharacterized protein isoform X1 — its product is MQPPDLRFIVKSTILKYLVCSSDISRDHLVMLEYFESFGQGVFGREILSQIIEDFPNELTDSLLFALSPPHLRYLKLTKCSRLSCAGLQKTISKCQQLQSLDFSECIHLLHPTVFCCLKDKASNLISLSLENSQVVSDDIVQVAMMCCPGLKHLNLSGCRNITDAAFALPTSVKSSLNTCNAADSFSSRIHLSQPGCSLTSVDISGCGSISTVAVKYLVALCGPDLKSVNLACTGVDSVALLYLAGINTEHIERLMCNTDCVSVSLLELSEDVNHHFHHHKSLQCCTIQKAVHTDQVAVEEGILAAETTENVHDSVNLKMPQRMSLPDSGISVTPQSCFSPSSLINQVLPADLCNYDKKDTNSVEVSMLKSSLAVASKSQAGDVCNCIELSDDESSDDSFKTASDEMELSILCEKETSLQFAGQNTCNLRDEKTLPEIQEKCSDGDHDRGRQIINDEAKSEIFGMSEICASVDATLLSCSQAKVTDFNVLGNDDHTCRKANTADFTGGATSYFEECLDEQSQLEVTYEDQINVKDDTSGCKASTELTGMLQDDGTMYQKGVKDEKLNCLPSCRGEVNCNDFKQMQVYKPQITALDITNILNQSKPLGMACLKVFARTCKCLKNFSVSGNELDDEVLIYVLKNEPELECLSLVDCENLSNLSLSTIPVHCPKLTSFDLKGVCYVTDYGVIPLTTNSNLKSLHLAEAAVTDSTFETVAKGCGGMLKELDVSWCEDLTDHGMSMMANSCSSLQYLSLRQCAASHLTLSALAQNCHLISSLDIAGVNSLTDEGLGNLARNMPHLRDIDASWNSSLSDNGIFTLLESCVELNRAVLCGLKGITSQPFLAIIGDLGRWCLLEELWRLNRRSQSGADPKGKVTLKTCDPETAKSIGNQMPWRSMSYAPSLRQILVEYSDKVNDDHLAAVVAVCRGTLFVKDYYGQSVKPKWIFR